Proteins encoded in a region of the Schaalia hyovaginalis genome:
- a CDS encoding glycoside hydrolase family 3 N-terminal domain-containing protein, whose protein sequence is MTTWQNASLSDEERVDALLAEMSLKEKIHQLASFWARDPEAAAPAPEPTGPEGEADSVEQGAGHEVAPMENAFAADSLSWEESIDGGLGHITRVWGTDPLELSEGAAKLKKMQAEVRECNAFGIPAIVHEECLTGFTAYRATVYPAAIAWGATWNPGLVGEMASRIGRDMHALGVHQGLSPLLDVVRDYRWGRVEETCGEDPYLVGTVGTAYVKGLQGAGVIATLKHFVGYPASRGGRNHAPVPMGPRELEDVMLPSFEMAVREGGVDSVMNSYSDIDGVPAAASRHLLTEVLRERWGFTGTTVSDYWSVRFLEKMHRIAGDGVEAAALALNAGLDVELPETTCYSGLAEAVERGLVEVADIDAAARRVLLQKARLGLLDAEWEPFVDESRDLDSPKNREVARRMAEESIVLLKNDGVLPLARRCGAVVIGPVWEEVRSFMGCYAFPNHVLARYEDGRTGLDIETLPEALGSVLDDPVFVRGTGFMEGTDEEIAEAVAAAKNSELAILTLGDIAGMFGEGTSGEGCDVASLDLPGRQGELLDAVLGTGTPVVLVLVTGRPYALGAYADRCAAVVQAFMPGVEGAGAITRVLSGEVSPSGRLPIAIPNTPGGQPGTYLQPPLGWESEGISNIDPRPLFPFGHGLSYTSVEYSSPSVSTGRMALDGTVEYSVTVTNTGGRAGAEVVQLYASDPVGEVVRPLKQLIGFAKVELAPGESARVTFEVHADRFSFTGVDMKRIVEGGRILLAAGRSSEERLPASEIELEPGRRIVGEGRVLTTPVRIERN, encoded by the coding sequence ATGACCACCTGGCAGAACGCGTCCCTCAGCGACGAGGAACGGGTCGACGCCCTGCTCGCCGAGATGAGCCTGAAGGAGAAGATCCACCAGCTCGCCTCCTTCTGGGCCCGTGATCCCGAGGCGGCCGCCCCCGCGCCCGAGCCCACGGGGCCCGAGGGCGAGGCCGATTCCGTCGAACAGGGGGCCGGGCACGAGGTCGCGCCCATGGAGAACGCCTTCGCGGCCGATTCCCTGTCCTGGGAGGAGTCGATCGACGGCGGCCTGGGGCACATCACCCGCGTGTGGGGCACCGACCCCCTCGAACTCTCCGAGGGCGCGGCCAAGCTCAAGAAGATGCAGGCCGAGGTGCGCGAATGCAACGCCTTCGGCATCCCCGCGATCGTCCACGAGGAGTGCCTCACCGGTTTCACCGCCTACCGGGCGACCGTCTACCCCGCGGCGATCGCCTGGGGCGCGACCTGGAACCCCGGGCTCGTCGGCGAGATGGCTTCACGGATCGGGCGGGACATGCACGCCCTCGGCGTTCACCAGGGCCTGTCGCCCCTGCTCGACGTCGTGCGCGACTACCGCTGGGGGCGCGTCGAGGAGACCTGCGGCGAGGACCCCTACCTCGTCGGAACCGTCGGCACGGCCTACGTCAAGGGCCTCCAGGGCGCGGGCGTCATCGCGACCCTCAAGCACTTCGTCGGCTACCCGGCCTCGCGCGGCGGCCGCAATCACGCGCCCGTGCCGATGGGCCCGCGCGAGCTCGAGGACGTCATGCTCCCCTCCTTCGAGATGGCGGTCCGCGAGGGCGGCGTCGACTCGGTGATGAACTCCTACTCCGACATCGACGGCGTGCCCGCCGCGGCTTCGCGCCACCTCCTCACTGAGGTCCTGCGCGAGCGCTGGGGCTTCACGGGGACGACCGTCTCGGATTACTGGTCGGTCCGATTCCTCGAGAAGATGCACCGGATCGCGGGTGACGGGGTCGAGGCCGCGGCCCTCGCCCTCAACGCCGGATTGGATGTCGAGCTGCCCGAGACGACCTGCTATTCGGGGCTCGCCGAAGCGGTGGAGCGCGGCCTGGTCGAGGTCGCGGACATCGATGCGGCGGCTCGCCGGGTGCTCCTCCAGAAGGCGCGTCTGGGCCTGCTCGACGCCGAATGGGAGCCCTTCGTCGACGAGTCGCGCGACCTCGATTCTCCTAAGAACCGCGAGGTGGCGCGCCGCATGGCCGAGGAATCGATCGTCCTGCTCAAGAATGACGGGGTCCTGCCCCTCGCGCGCCGCTGCGGCGCCGTGGTGATCGGCCCGGTGTGGGAGGAGGTCCGCTCCTTCATGGGCTGCTACGCCTTCCCGAACCACGTGCTCGCCCGTTACGAGGACGGCCGCACGGGCCTCGACATCGAGACCCTGCCCGAGGCGCTCGGCTCCGTCCTCGACGATCCGGTCTTCGTCCGCGGCACCGGCTTCATGGAGGGGACCGACGAGGAGATCGCCGAGGCCGTTGCGGCCGCGAAGAACTCCGAGCTCGCGATCCTCACCCTCGGCGACATCGCTGGCATGTTCGGCGAGGGCACCTCCGGCGAGGGCTGCGACGTCGCGAGCCTCGACCTGCCAGGGCGCCAGGGCGAATTGCTCGACGCGGTCCTCGGCACGGGCACGCCCGTCGTCCTCGTCCTCGTGACGGGACGCCCCTACGCGCTCGGCGCCTATGCGGATCGCTGCGCCGCGGTCGTCCAGGCCTTCATGCCCGGAGTCGAGGGCGCGGGCGCGATCACCCGGGTCCTGTCGGGCGAGGTCTCGCCCTCGGGCCGCCTGCCGATCGCCATCCCGAACACCCCGGGCGGCCAGCCCGGCACCTACCTGCAGCCGCCGCTCGGATGGGAGTCGGAGGGCATCTCGAACATCGATCCGCGTCCGCTCTTCCCCTTCGGGCACGGCCTGTCCTACACGAGCGTCGAGTACTCGTCCCCCTCGGTCTCGACCGGGCGCATGGCGCTCGACGGGACGGTCGAGTACTCGGTGACGGTGACGAACACCGGTGGGCGCGCCGGGGCCGAGGTCGTCCAGCTCTACGCCTCCGACCCGGTCGGCGAGGTCGTCCGCCCGCTCAAGCAGCTCATCGGTTTCGCGAAGGTCGAGCTGGCGCCCGGCGAGTCCGCTCGCGTTACCTTTGAAGTCCACGCCGATCGCTTCTCCTTCACGGGAGTGGACATGAAGCGCATCGTCGAGGGCGGGAGGATCCTGCTCGCGGCGGGGCGCTCCTCGGAGGAGCGCCTGCCCGCGTCCGAGATCGAACTCGAGCCCGGGCGTCGTATCGTCGGCGAGGGGCGCGTCCTCACCACTCCGGTGAGGATCGAGAGGAACTGA
- a CDS encoding glycoside hydrolase family 43 protein has translation MSARNPILAGTFPDPSACRVGDTVYLVNSTFTWLPGLPIHASRDLENWELVGHALTEGNAGPLDLELGAESQGIFAPTLRHIGGRFVLVCTTVVGTTERSFVMTAPRAEGPWSTPRFLEGAGGIDPDVFEDEDGTVWWTGTRLAADPMWHDQTEIWTRPVDLDAARFTGEETVIWHGAVEKAVWSEGPHLYRVDGTYYLLTAEGGTAEEHSVSVARAPHPRGPWEGCKRNPIFTHRNLGRSSQIHNIGHADMFTMPDGSWWAVMLGVRLRGNRHLLGRETFLVPVSWEEGWPVFAPGVGRVPAAIDVRPGIAPEQRCLAPLGDAPERPHELELPIAELSAKALRPVGAEWIGEEERSFRGVRVASWKAAISLAAETLAAGGLVPGIVQDAKNSARVRIDEDGRLVARILARGEEEERVLGRPDAGARVRVGLRDLVCEIAFGDERAETVLALPAGWLSTEEAGGFTGCLLGLWGPALENMTAPVRLAGTELRP, from the coding sequence ATGAGCGCCCGAAATCCGATCCTCGCCGGGACCTTCCCCGACCCCTCCGCGTGCCGGGTCGGCGACACGGTCTACCTCGTGAACTCGACCTTCACCTGGTTGCCCGGCTTGCCCATCCACGCGAGCCGCGACCTGGAGAACTGGGAGCTCGTCGGCCACGCCCTCACCGAGGGCAACGCCGGCCCCCTCGACCTCGAGCTCGGAGCGGAGTCGCAGGGCATCTTCGCCCCGACTCTGCGCCACATCGGCGGACGATTCGTCCTCGTCTGCACGACGGTCGTCGGCACGACCGAGCGCTCCTTCGTCATGACGGCGCCGCGCGCCGAAGGGCCGTGGTCGACTCCCCGCTTCCTCGAAGGCGCCGGCGGCATCGACCCGGACGTGTTCGAGGACGAGGACGGGACCGTCTGGTGGACGGGGACCCGCTTGGCCGCCGACCCCATGTGGCACGATCAGACCGAGATCTGGACGCGCCCTGTGGACCTCGACGCCGCCCGCTTCACGGGCGAGGAGACGGTCATCTGGCATGGCGCCGTCGAGAAGGCCGTGTGGTCGGAAGGCCCGCACCTCTACAGGGTCGACGGCACCTACTACCTCTTGACGGCCGAGGGCGGGACCGCCGAGGAGCACTCCGTCTCAGTCGCCCGGGCGCCGCACCCGCGCGGCCCCTGGGAGGGCTGCAAGCGCAACCCGATCTTCACGCATCGCAATCTCGGCCGGAGCTCTCAGATCCACAACATCGGGCACGCCGACATGTTCACCATGCCCGACGGCTCCTGGTGGGCGGTCATGCTCGGCGTGAGGCTGCGCGGCAACCGCCACCTCCTCGGGCGCGAAACCTTCCTCGTGCCGGTCTCGTGGGAGGAGGGGTGGCCGGTGTTCGCACCGGGAGTCGGGAGGGTCCCCGCCGCCATCGACGTCCGTCCCGGGATCGCCCCCGAGCAGCGCTGCCTCGCGCCCCTCGGAGACGCCCCCGAACGCCCGCATGAGCTTGAACTCCCCATCGCCGAACTGAGCGCCAAAGCACTGAGACCGGTCGGGGCGGAGTGGATCGGCGAGGAGGAGCGGTCCTTCCGCGGCGTGCGCGTCGCCTCCTGGAAAGCCGCGATCAGCCTCGCCGCAGAGACGCTCGCCGCAGGAGGCCTCGTGCCCGGCATCGTCCAGGATGCGAAGAACTCGGCCCGCGTGCGCATCGACGAGGACGGTCGCCTGGTCGCCCGGATCCTCGCGCGCGGCGAGGAGGAGGAACGGGTGCTCGGGCGTCCCGATGCGGGCGCAAGGGTCCGAGTCGGCTTGCGCGACCTCGTCTGTGAGATCGCCTTCGGCGATGAACGCGCCGAGACGGTCCTCGCCCTGCCCGCGGGCTGGCTCTCCACCGAGGAAGCCGGGGGATTCACCGGCTGTCTGCTCGGACTGTGGGGTCCCGCCCTCGAGAACATGACTGCGCCGGTGCGCCTCGCCGGAACCGAATTGCGCCCCTGA
- a CDS encoding carbohydrate ABC transporter permease — translation MSTAIPLKRRKNGAPKLEWGNPGIYFLAAVVSIALLAPVVYVIIGGFRTNSQITDNPAGLPNPWVIENYTEVIASPVFWRQILNSTIAATATTVGVVILGMMASFVIARYPFKGREAMYSLFAAGLMFPMTVAITPLYILIKSLGLTNNLLGVILPGIAFALPTTVIILVPFLRTIPKELEEAAALDGCGRLGFFWKIVLPLSAPGVITTGILAFIGSWNSYMLPLFVLSDESLFTLPLGVQAFASQYSVDTARVLAFTSLSMIPALIFFSLFERRIVGGLTGAVKG, via the coding sequence GTGAGCACTGCAATCCCGCTCAAGCGACGCAAGAACGGCGCCCCGAAGCTCGAATGGGGCAACCCCGGCATCTACTTCCTCGCCGCAGTCGTCTCAATCGCGCTCCTCGCGCCCGTCGTCTACGTCATCATCGGCGGCTTCCGCACGAACTCGCAGATCACCGACAATCCGGCCGGCCTTCCCAACCCGTGGGTCATCGAGAACTACACGGAGGTCATCGCCAGCCCCGTCTTCTGGCGCCAGATCCTCAACTCGACGATCGCCGCCACGGCGACCACCGTCGGCGTCGTCATCCTCGGCATGATGGCCTCCTTCGTCATCGCCCGCTACCCCTTCAAAGGGCGCGAGGCCATGTACTCCCTCTTCGCCGCCGGGCTCATGTTCCCGATGACCGTCGCGATCACGCCCCTGTACATCCTCATCAAGTCCCTGGGGCTGACGAACAACCTCCTCGGGGTGATCCTCCCCGGCATCGCCTTCGCCCTGCCGACGACGGTGATCATCCTCGTGCCATTCCTGCGCACGATCCCGAAGGAACTGGAGGAGGCAGCCGCCCTCGACGGCTGCGGAAGGCTCGGCTTCTTCTGGAAGATCGTCCTGCCGCTGTCGGCTCCCGGCGTCATCACGACGGGCATCCTCGCCTTCATCGGATCCTGGAACTCGTACATGCTGCCGCTCTTCGTGCTCTCCGACGAGTCCCTCTTCACCCTTCCGCTGGGCGTCCAGGCCTTCGCCTCGCAGTACTCGGTGGACACCGCCAGGGTCCTCGCCTTCACCTCGCTGTCGATGATCCCCGCCCTCATCTTCTTCTCACTCTTCGAGCGCCGCATCGTCGGCGGTCTGACGGGAGCCGTGAAGGGATGA
- a CDS encoding carbohydrate ABC transporter permease → MSAAPVLDGGSGAAGAAEKRSRGRGRSQKSEIGRRERLEIAVLSGPAILLFLFFVIFPVLMAGYYGFFKWKGYGVPTDFVGLKNYITILTDPEFHAVLGHNAIILVASLLLQGPIALLLALLLNKKMRGQSIIRVLIFIPYVISEVIAGTAWSLLLQSQGGVNRLLTDIGLGAFTRDWIADPKIAMATLMFILTWKYVGFAVIIFLAGLQGIPTELMEAAKVDGASYWQIQRRITIPLLGPTLRMWAFLSIIGSLQLFDLVYIIWGQYIASTAGTSTMASYMVINGRLAGNYGYGNAVAVVVFFISLIIALAYQRFVLRRDTEGALTGGRK, encoded by the coding sequence ATGTCAGCAGCCCCCGTGCTCGACGGGGGATCCGGGGCCGCGGGAGCCGCCGAGAAGCGCTCCCGCGGCCGCGGCCGCTCACAGAAGTCGGAGATCGGTAGGCGCGAGCGCCTGGAGATCGCCGTCCTGTCCGGCCCGGCGATCCTCCTCTTCCTCTTCTTCGTCATCTTCCCCGTCCTCATGGCGGGCTACTACGGCTTCTTCAAATGGAAGGGCTACGGAGTCCCCACCGACTTCGTCGGCCTGAAGAACTACATCACGATCCTCACCGACCCCGAGTTCCACGCGGTCCTCGGCCACAACGCGATCATCCTCGTGGCATCCCTGCTCCTCCAGGGGCCGATCGCCCTGCTCCTCGCACTCCTCCTCAACAAGAAGATGCGCGGGCAGTCGATCATCCGCGTCCTCATCTTCATCCCCTACGTCATCTCCGAGGTCATCGCCGGCACCGCATGGTCGCTGCTCCTCCAGAGCCAGGGCGGCGTCAACCGCCTCCTCACCGACATCGGCCTCGGCGCCTTCACCCGGGACTGGATCGCCGATCCGAAGATCGCCATGGCGACCCTCATGTTCATCCTCACCTGGAAGTACGTCGGCTTCGCCGTCATCATCTTCCTCGCGGGGCTGCAGGGGATCCCGACCGAGCTCATGGAGGCCGCGAAGGTCGACGGAGCCTCCTACTGGCAGATCCAGCGCCGCATCACGATCCCCTTGCTCGGCCCGACGCTGCGCATGTGGGCATTCCTCTCAATCATCGGCTCCCTCCAGCTCTTCGACCTCGTCTACATCATCTGGGGCCAGTACATCGCCTCGACCGCCGGAACCTCGACGATGGCGAGCTACATGGTGATCAACGGCCGTCTGGCCGGCAACTACGGCTACGGCAACGCCGTCGCGGTCGTCGTCTTCTTCATCTCGCTCATCATCGCCCTCGCCTATCAGCGTTTCGTCCTGCGCCGCGACACAGAGGGCGCGCTTACAGGAGGCCGGAAGTGA
- a CDS encoding ABC transporter substrate-binding protein: MTTVAAVAALALAGCAGGAGSDSGSADGKVTMELWHNSTTGEGKAFWDSTAADFMKENPNVTINVSAVQNEELDGKLQTAMNSGDAPEIFFSRGGGKLNDMIEAGQVQDITDQITEETKTAIGPGPMSTLTVDGKLYGVPTSVLPGGIYYSEELFAQAGITEAPTTMDELNAAIDKLKAAGIQPIALGAKDAWPAAHWFYFFALRECSQDTFLTDSAKGDFSDPCWLKAAEDLKTFADTEPFNDGFLTTSAQQGAGSSAGLVANHKAAMELMGAWNVGVIADLTPDKKPLADLRWFPFPAVDGGQGGEGALMGGLDGFSCSTEAPKECAEFLNFAVKKEYQEKYAEAFKTIPANTEAQGVVQEPALKNILEANNKAPYIAVWLDTLLGQNVGNALNIGVVDMLAGKSGPDGILKAVQAAADKE; this comes from the coding sequence GTGACGACAGTCGCCGCCGTCGCCGCGCTCGCCCTCGCAGGCTGCGCCGGTGGTGCGGGGTCCGACTCCGGGTCCGCCGACGGCAAGGTCACCATGGAGCTCTGGCACAACTCCACCACCGGTGAAGGCAAGGCCTTCTGGGACAGCACCGCCGCCGACTTCATGAAGGAGAACCCGAACGTCACGATCAACGTCTCGGCCGTCCAGAACGAAGAGCTCGACGGCAAGCTCCAGACCGCGATGAACTCCGGTGACGCCCCCGAGATCTTCTTCTCCCGCGGCGGCGGCAAGCTCAACGACATGATCGAGGCCGGACAGGTCCAGGACATCACCGATCAGATCACGGAAGAGACGAAGACCGCGATCGGCCCCGGCCCGATGTCCACGCTCACCGTCGACGGCAAGCTCTACGGCGTTCCGACCTCCGTTCTGCCCGGCGGCATCTACTACTCCGAAGAGCTCTTCGCCCAGGCCGGGATCACCGAAGCCCCCACGACCATGGACGAGCTCAACGCCGCCATCGACAAGCTCAAGGCGGCCGGCATCCAGCCGATCGCTCTGGGCGCCAAGGACGCATGGCCCGCCGCCCACTGGTTCTACTTCTTCGCCCTGCGCGAATGCAGCCAGGACACCTTCCTCACCGACTCCGCCAAGGGCGATTTCTCCGATCCCTGCTGGCTCAAAGCCGCTGAGGACCTCAAGACCTTCGCCGATACCGAGCCCTTCAACGACGGCTTCCTCACCACTTCCGCCCAGCAGGGCGCCGGCTCCTCAGCGGGCCTCGTCGCCAACCACAAGGCCGCCATGGAACTCATGGGCGCCTGGAACGTCGGCGTCATCGCGGACCTCACCCCGGACAAGAAGCCCCTCGCGGACCTGCGCTGGTTCCCCTTCCCGGCCGTTGACGGCGGACAGGGCGGCGAAGGCGCCCTCATGGGCGGTCTTGACGGCTTCTCCTGCTCGACCGAAGCCCCCAAGGAATGCGCAGAATTCCTCAACTTCGCCGTGAAGAAGGAATACCAGGAGAAGTACGCCGAGGCCTTCAAGACCATCCCGGCCAACACGGAGGCCCAGGGCGTCGTTCAGGAGCCCGCGCTCAAGAACATCCTCGAGGCCAACAACAAGGCCCCCTACATCGCCGTGTGGCTCGACACCCTCCTCGGCCAGAACGTCGGCAACGCCCTCAACATCGGCGTCGTCGACATGCTCGCCGGCAAGTCCGGCCCCGACGGCATCCTCAAGGCGGTCCAGGCCGCAGCGGATAAGGAGTGA
- a CDS encoding LacI family DNA-binding transcriptional regulator — protein MSDTPRKQKVTLDAVAQLAGVSKASASKALNNRKDVSESTRRAVLDACAALGYQRTAPAHPTAARPSIAIVADNLSTTYTLEILKGASTAALQLDADLLLSHTSFGTGEEPRIRPLDDRWISDFVEGGGIGIITVTSPSSTDLIARLQDAGLAHLAIDPASPTPIGTASIGATNWNGGVEATQHLIALGHSRIAFVKGPAYSVPGHERFEGYLSALRMNRIAFDPALVGGSEYSYENGLEVGRRLLSLPAPERPSAIFASNDVTAIGVYEAARELGLRIPEDLSVIGFDDTDLARWATPRLTSVHQPLGDMGAQAVRTVLLMSKDPGATAGSPIQLATRLVVRDSTAPAPLSD, from the coding sequence ATGAGTGATACCCCTCGCAAGCAGAAGGTCACCCTCGATGCGGTCGCCCAACTGGCAGGCGTTTCCAAAGCCTCGGCCTCAAAAGCCCTCAACAACCGCAAAGACGTCTCCGAATCGACACGGCGCGCCGTCCTCGACGCCTGCGCCGCACTCGGATATCAGCGCACCGCCCCCGCGCACCCGACCGCGGCTCGCCCCTCGATCGCCATCGTCGCCGACAATCTTTCGACGACCTACACCCTCGAGATCCTCAAAGGCGCCTCCACAGCAGCCCTCCAGCTCGACGCCGACCTCCTCCTCAGCCACACCTCATTCGGCACCGGCGAAGAACCGAGGATCCGCCCCCTCGACGATCGTTGGATCTCGGACTTCGTCGAAGGCGGGGGCATCGGCATCATCACCGTCACCTCGCCCTCGAGCACCGACCTCATCGCCCGCCTCCAAGACGCCGGCCTCGCCCACCTCGCGATCGACCCCGCATCCCCCACCCCGATCGGGACCGCCTCGATCGGCGCGACGAACTGGAACGGCGGCGTCGAGGCGACGCAGCACCTCATCGCCCTCGGCCACTCCCGCATCGCCTTCGTCAAAGGCCCCGCCTACTCGGTGCCCGGCCACGAGCGCTTCGAGGGCTACCTGTCGGCCCTGAGAATGAACCGGATCGCCTTCGACCCCGCCCTCGTCGGCGGCTCCGAATACTCCTACGAGAACGGACTCGAAGTCGGACGCCGTCTCCTCTCACTCCCCGCGCCCGAGCGCCCGAGCGCGATCTTCGCCTCCAACGACGTCACCGCGATCGGCGTCTACGAGGCGGCCCGTGAACTCGGACTGCGGATCCCCGAGGACCTCTCCGTCATCGGCTTCGACGACACCGACCTCGCGCGCTGGGCGACCCCCAGGCTCACCAGCGTCCATCAGCCGCTCGGCGACATGGGGGCGCAGGCCGTGCGCACCGTGCTCCTCATGTCGAAAGATCCGGGGGCGACGGCCGGCTCGCCCATTCAGCTCGCCACCCGGCTCGTCGTCCGCGACTCAACCGCCCCCGCCCCCCTCAGCGACTGA
- a CDS encoding SAV_915 family protein, with protein sequence MLEEELVVPPVVYVPTAHGSARFGAEVELRQMDDGRVALLVYTALDRLYSCCGRAQPWVLYPTERLEDLARVTPYDVIFFDMEIPRAMRHRENDEGVGLSGGE encoded by the coding sequence ATGTTGGAAGAGGAGTTGGTTGTTCCGCCGGTTGTGTATGTGCCGACGGCGCATGGTTCGGCGCGCTTCGGTGCTGAGGTGGAGCTGCGTCAGATGGATGATGGACGTGTCGCTTTGTTGGTGTATACGGCCTTGGATCGTTTGTATTCGTGTTGTGGGCGTGCTCAGCCGTGGGTCCTGTATCCGACGGAGCGTTTGGAGGATCTGGCCAGGGTCACTCCATACGATGTGATCTTCTTCGACATGGAGATTCCACGTGCCATGCGGCATCGTGAGAATGATGAGGGCGTGGGGTTGTCGGGTGGCGAATGA
- a CDS encoding MFS transporter: MTRGEAGGLRIYAALLRHPHVARFLLGGVLVQFPYAMVNMALLIGARDGYGSYSSAGLAAAVMSIAGAFFGPNVGRAIDRWGQKRVVGVIGAFWVFSIAVLGLVLVLRPPYWALVAVVVMLGISVPGGSLIRARWREALREESSVMPSALSLTSVAEEFMWVLSTPIATALATLVSPIAALVFGIFTILAGLHLLLGDSTFEPVPLGERVRARLRGAQGPRAELGSLGNEGERTEAGSGDCGIEGAFASAAHAEESMILEGGADARAEAVARAEAEARAEAVGECAPGVAPTAQPSSSSAVERLWTPTFAVLLFVLIFYGAFQTTTGIAIVAFARELDMQAWAGTVTACFSGGSMVGALVYGMRAWPGSLWARFYIGLAALAVACSLLVFVGSMPAAAIVMLVSGLFQAPTVVNINQIFMRIVPAKRFTEGMALFGSMWVIGMSVSNIGAGAAIDRWGAFGGFATVVGFALGALVLAFVSMPAVKRVLEVGPGDGPA; this comes from the coding sequence ATGACTCGGGGAGAGGCGGGAGGGCTGCGGATCTACGCGGCCCTCCTGCGGCATCCCCATGTGGCGCGCTTCCTCCTGGGCGGGGTGCTCGTCCAGTTCCCCTACGCGATGGTGAACATGGCCCTCCTCATCGGGGCGCGCGACGGCTACGGCTCCTATTCGAGCGCGGGCCTCGCCGCGGCGGTCATGTCGATCGCGGGAGCTTTCTTCGGCCCGAACGTGGGCCGCGCCATCGATCGATGGGGGCAGAAGCGCGTCGTCGGCGTCATCGGCGCCTTCTGGGTGTTCTCCATCGCGGTCCTCGGCCTCGTCCTCGTGCTGCGTCCGCCCTACTGGGCGCTCGTCGCAGTCGTGGTCATGCTCGGGATCAGCGTCCCCGGCGGATCCTTGATCCGCGCCCGCTGGCGCGAGGCCCTGCGCGAGGAGTCCTCGGTGATGCCCTCGGCCCTGTCGCTCACCTCCGTGGCCGAGGAGTTCATGTGGGTGCTCTCCACCCCGATCGCGACCGCCCTGGCGACCTTGGTCTCGCCGATCGCGGCACTGGTCTTCGGCATCTTCACGATCCTGGCCGGTCTGCACCTGCTCCTCGGCGATTCGACTTTCGAACCCGTGCCCTTGGGTGAGCGCGTGCGTGCGCGACTCCGAGGTGCGCAGGGGCCGAGGGCGGAGCTCGGCTCCTTGGGGAACGAGGGCGAGCGCACGGAGGCCGGATCGGGCGACTGCGGGATCGAAGGCGCGTTCGCAAGCGCCGCTCATGCCGAGGAATCGATGATTCTCGAGGGCGGGGCGGATGCCCGGGCAGAGGCGGTGGCCCGGGCAGAGGCGGAGGCCCGGGCAGAGGCGGTGGGCGAATGCGCTCCCGGCGTTGCGCCGACTGCGCAGCCCTCGTCCTCATCGGCGGTCGAGCGCCTGTGGACGCCGACCTTCGCCGTCCTTCTTTTCGTTCTGATCTTCTACGGCGCTTTCCAGACGACCACGGGGATCGCGATCGTGGCCTTCGCCCGCGAGCTCGACATGCAGGCCTGGGCGGGGACCGTGACCGCCTGCTTCTCGGGCGGGTCGATGGTCGGCGCACTCGTCTACGGGATGAGGGCGTGGCCCGGATCCTTGTGGGCGCGCTTCTACATCGGGTTGGCGGCGCTCGCGGTCGCGTGCTCGCTGCTCGTGTTCGTCGGCTCGATGCCCGCGGCGGCGATCGTCATGCTCGTGTCGGGCCTGTTCCAGGCTCCGACGGTGGTCAACATCAATCAGATCTTCATGCGCATCGTGCCCGCGAAGCGCTTCACCGAGGGGATGGCCCTCTTCGGTTCGATGTGGGTGATCGGGATGTCGGTGTCGAACATCGGTGCGGGGGCTGCGATCGATCGTTGGGGAGCGTTCGGCGGTTTCGCGACCGTGGTCGGTTTCGCTCTGGGCGCCCTCGTGCTGGCGTTCGTCTCGATGCCCGCGGTGAAGCGGGTGTTGGAGGTGGGGCCCGGAGACGGGCCCGCCTGA